The proteins below are encoded in one region of Bombus terrestris chromosome 7, iyBomTerr1.2, whole genome shotgun sequence:
- the LOC100644803 gene encoding E3 ubiquitin-protein ligase CHIP, with protein MSKMYTTANLSDKELKEEGNRLFNLHKYEDAAHCYTKAIIKNPTQALYFTNRALCNLKLKRWESSCLDCRRALDIDPCLVKGHFFLGLALFQMDLFDEAIKHLQRAVDLAKEQKLNYGDDMTSILRQARKRCFQLREEQRIAQDIELQSYLNQLIVEDAERSLAALKEQEAAKDADGKSEGEALSIELTKKKEKVEEKRDMYMAHLNDLFAKVDERRRKREVPDYLCGKISFEILQEPVITPSGITYERKDIEEHLQRVGHFDPVTRVRLTQDQLIPNLAMKEVVDTFLQENEWALYY; from the exons ATGAGTAAGATGTATACAACCGCCAACCTTTCTGACAAAGAattaaaggaagaaggaaatcgTCTTTTCAATCTTCACAAATACGAGGATGCTGCGCACTGCTACACCAAAGCAATT ATTAAAAATCCAACCCAAGCACTATACTTTACGAACCGAGCGCTGTGTAACCTGAAATTGAAACGATGGGAATCGTCCTGTCTAGACTGCAGACGTGCTCTCGATATTGATCCATGTCTGGTGAAGGGTCATTTTTTCTTGGGTCTAGCTCTTTTTCAAATGGATCTCTTTGATGAAGCTATTAAACATTTACAGAGAG CTGTGGATTTGGCCAAGGAACAAAAGCTAAATTATGGAGATGATATGACCAGCATTTTAAGGCAAGCGCGAAAACGTTGTTTCCAATTGAGAGAAGAACAGAGAATTGCACAAGATATTGAATTACAATCATATCTCAATCAATTGATAGTAGAAGACGCTGAACGAAGTTTAGCAGCTTTAAAGGAGCAAGAAGCAGCTAAAGATGCAGATGGTAAAAGTGAAGGGGAAGCTTTGTCTATTgaattaacaaaaaagaaagaaaaggtagaagaaaaaagagatatGTATATGGCTCACCTTAATGATCTATTTGCAAAGGTAGATGAAAGAAGAAGG AAACGAGAAGTACCTGATTATTTATGTGGCAAAAttagttttgaaattttgcaagaACCTGTAATAACGCCAAGTGGAATTACATATGAACGAAAAGACATTGAAGAACATTTACAAAGGGTGGGACATTTTGACCCAGTTACTAGAGTTCGTTTAACTCAGGATCAATTAATCCCTAACTTAGCAATGAAGGAAGTAGTAGATACGTTCTTGCAAGAAAATGAATGggcattatattattaa
- the LOC100644440 gene encoding GPI inositol-deacylase isoform X1: MFLIKSALVYTIFFLFLMLILLLYILGAALYITDFEDNTCDMTYMFEYPQYVRISLDNEIQEQYPRYRLYAYGEGFVTEKLRRMYFSGIPVLFIPGNAGSHEQVRSLASVSLRKSLKDRTPFHFDYFTVSFGNDYSALYGGVLMEETIYVSHCIQKILSLYKTNIDNIVLIGHSMGGIIAKGSIIMTPNVNASVASIIIALATPHTATLILDHTFANYYQNLEKRLSEIKDAGTSVVSIGGGPRDILITSAQILDPTADINVLSNTMPDVWKSTDHLSILWCKQLVLSIVRSLFDSVNYTQKPPKIFSTAKERIQALSYHFYHRASGKRLYSYKEIIQFEPSNEWIENIQRHYVWTNKDLPKRTSPIYLMIRLNGQPNYLTIDTINLESKDWLFACTASNIQGQSRVCNWGWNLTNRTRILPDPLHRLRKTVDLNFQEIKYPDVTHIIIRITPDSLENYITINVDLYSYNTRLVPIRSTLPLLKNLFIIPQTKKSDLGHVRYYANFDNAMDVVAVELKAFECTDPKHHAIVELLEPWGIVVTQIQFFTVVDNGPKSMKVQTGYKYSNVFPKLRITLDPACSYIITIEEGGIIDRISCIVRDRWYLLYTTIISLLLLFLSTRINHGLKQTPIIAITIYLSYCYNLMFECLVALAIVCVFTIGLCCSIIFLGSVAHSIAVRFLARAIAFSTTWSDWLLGGLSQLPFITAILVLSLIPVTCGGLAMLISVFLYFLNLTKIYEDYLEELLMASLQHFNWIRRFRNTKNNSGEHDDTRQKIFNHLILFILWCFTAIPAVPSVLVWAKNFSYDMRLSSEDPLLLQSWIVLVTCSTMGWVQLPSNNYKSRSQILSSILCFLGWVVLLMGAAPHPAFYQYYIPPIVAGAIAIIALNGIFL, encoded by the exons atgtttctaataaaATCTGCATTAgtttatacgatattttttttatttttaatgttaattcTCTTACTCTACATACTTGGAGCTGCTCTTTACATTACGGATTTTGAAGACAACACTTGTGATATGACATATATGTTTGAATACCCACAGTATGTG AGAATCTCTTTGGATAATGAGATACAAGAACAATATCCAAGATACAGATTATACGCCTATGGAGAAGGTTTTGTTACCGAGAAGCTTAGAAGGATGTACTTCTCAGGAATACCAGTACTTTTTATACCTGGCAATGCTGGATCTCATGAACAAG TAAGATCCCTTGCTTCTGTCAGTTTAAGGAAAAGCTTAAAAGATAGGACTCCATTTCATTTTGATTATTTTACTGTTTCATTTGGCAATGATTATTCTGCTTTATATGGAG gTGTATTAATGGAAGAGACAATATATGTTTCACActgtatacaaaaaatattgagTTTATACAAAACTAACATAGATAATATTGTGCTCATAGGACATTCAAtg GGAGGTATTATAGCTAAAGGTTCTATTATAATGACACCAAATGTAAACGCTAGTGTTGCAAGCATTATTATTGCTTTAGCTACTCCTCATACAGCTACTTTGATATTAGACCACACTTTTGCTAATTATTACCAGAATCTAGAAAAACGCTTAAGTGAAATAAAAGATGCAGGGACAAGTGTAGTATCAATAGGAGGTGGACCACGAGATATACTTATAACTTCAGCTCAAATCCTAGATCCTACAGCAGATATTAATGTTCTTTCTAATACTATGCCAGATGTTTGGAAATCTACAGATCATTTGAGTATTTTGTGGTGTAAACAATTAGTACTGTCTATTGTACGCTCATTATTTGATTCTGTTAATTATACACAAAAACCACCTAAAATTTTTTCTACAGCTAAAGAAAGAATACAAGCATTATCGTATCACTTTTATcat CGTGCTTCTGGAAAAAGATTATAttcttataaagaaataatacaatttgaACCTAGCAATGAATGGATAGAGAACATTCAAAGGCATTATGTATGGACCAACAAAGACTTGCCTAAAAGAACATCTCCTATCTATCTTATGATTAGATTGAATGGACAACCAAATTATTTAACTATTGATACCATTAATTTAGAATCCAAAGATTGGTTATTTGCATGTACAGCATCCAATATACAAGGACAATCAAGAGTTtg cAATTGGGGTTGGAACCTGACAAACAGAACAAGAATTTTACCAGATCCTTTACATCGCTTAAGAAAAACTGTTGACTTAAATTTTCAAGAGATAAAATACCCTGATGTAACACATATTATAATAAGAATTACACCAGACAGTTTAGAAAACTATATTACTATAAATGTTGATTTATATTCTTACAATACAAGACTTGTACCTATTAGGAGTACTTTACCTCtactaaaaaatttatttataatacctCAAACCAAAAAATCTGATCTTGGACATGTTAGATACTATGCCAATTTTGATAACGCCATGGATGTTGTAGCTGTTGAACTTAAAGCATTTGAATGTACAGATCCAAAACATCATGCAATAGTTGAATTATTAGAACCATGGGGTATTGTAGTTAcacaaattcaattttttacggTCGT ggATAATGGACCGAAATCGATGAAAGTCCAAACTGGATATAAATATTCCAACGTTTTTCCAAAGTTAAGGATAACTCTAGATCCTGCATGTTCATACATAATTACTATTGAAGAAGGTGGAATTATAGATCGAATATCTTGTATCGTGAGGGATCGCTGGTATCTGTTGTATACAACGATTATTAGTTTACTTCTATTGTTTTTATCTACAAGAATTAATCATGGTCTCAAACAAACTCCAATAATAGCAATTACGATATACCTCTCATATTGTTATAACTTAATGTTTGAATGTTTAGTTGCTTTAGCAATTGTTTGCGTATTTACTATTGGACTATGCTGTTCCATTATATTTCTTGGTTCAGTAGCTCATAGTATTGCTGTGAG ATTTCTAGCTCGTGCAATAGCCTTTTCAACAACATGGTCAGATTGGCTGCTTGGTGGATTGAGTCAGTTACCTTTTATTACTGCAATTCTTGTCTTATCTTTAATCCCGGTAACTTGTGGGGGTTTAGCTATGCTAATTTcagtttttctttattttttaaatttaacaaaaatctATGAAGATTATTTAGAAGAACTATTAATGGCTTCATTACAACATTTTAATTGGATACGACGATTCAGAAATACGAAAAATAATTCAGGAGAACATGATGATACAAGACAAAAAATATTCAATCATCTTATTCTCTTCATACTTTGGTGTTTTACTGCTATTCCAGCTGTACCATCTGTACTTGTATGGGCAAAAAATTTCAG TTATGATATGAGACTTTCTTCCGAAGATCCTTTGTTACTTCAAAGCTGGATAGTTTTAGTAACATGCAGTACAATGGGATGGGTACAACTTCCTTCCAATAATTATAAAAGTCGATCTCAAATACTATCCAGTATATTATGTTTCTTAGGTTGGGTTGTACTTTTAATGGGAGCAGCACCTCATCCAGctttttatcaatattatataccaCCTATTGTAGCTGGAGCTATTGCTATTATTGCATTAAatggaatttttctttaa
- the LOC100644679 gene encoding nudix hydrolase 8 yields MYSIAISKLCYVSTVLKQQYLAKYRIVFYPILRCKIHCVNPSVIMASKCFNGCNDHYNGVTIDSNDEFCTSEVFARRLTASLQKWKENKKRTIWFRVHLPQSEWIPLLVKEGFKFHHAKQEYVMLYRWLVTDEECNVPHYAHTNLGVGGFVYNEETKEILVIKEKYANGPPIWKLPGGYVEPGEDLEEAVKREVLEETGVQTTFRCIIGFRHVHGYAFGCSDIYMIAYLSPIDINIKKCEKEISDCRWMKVNDYLEHPEVSENNKQIAKKIIEFFKHKMGIVVNHEIHFATNKPICVYSISKIGDA; encoded by the exons ATGTACAGTATCGCAATTTCTAAACTCTGTTACGTTTCCACGGTGCTAAAACAACAATATTTAGCGAAATATCGTATTGTTTTTTATCCTATATTGCGTTGTAAAATACATTGCGTCAATCCTTCTGTAATTATGGCTTCAAAGTGTTTTAATGGATGTAATGATCACTACAATGGCGTAACTATTGACTCAAATGACGAATTTTGTACATCTGAAGTGTTCGCTCGTCGTCTTACAG CATCTTTacaaaaatggaaagaaaataaaaaacgcaCAATATGGTTCCGTGTACATTTACCACAATCAGAATGGATACCGTTACTTGTGAAAGAAGGATTCAAATTTCATCATGCAAAACAAGAATATGTTATGCTTTATCGATGGTTAGTTACAGATGAGGAATGCAATGTTCCACACTATGCACACACCAATTTAGGAGTCGGAGGATTTGTCTATAATGAGGAAACTAAAGAAATTTTAGTTATCAAAGAGAAATATGCAAATGGTCCACCTATTTGGAAATTACCAGGTGGTTATGTGGAACCag gAGAAGATTTAGAAGAAGCTGTAAAAAGAGAAGTTTTAGAAGAGACTGGTGTTCAAACTACCTTTAGGTGTATAATAGGTTTCAGACACGTTCATGGTTACGCCTTTGGTTGTTCTGACATATACATGATTGCCTATTTATCACCTATTGatatcaatattaaaaaatgtgaaaaagaaatttctgaTTGCAGATGGATGAag GTAAATGATTATTTAGAGCATCCAGAAGTATctgaaaataataaacaaattgcaaaaaagataatagaatttttcaaacaCAAAATGGGGATTGTTGTGAACCATGAAATACATTTTGCAACAAACAAACCTATTTGTGTATACAGCATATCCAAAATCGGTGATGCATAG
- the LOC100645047 gene encoding alpha-(1,3)-fucosyltransferase 7, translated as MRGISRYAKLILFLCIGSIIFCAIFGTLPSILRRVNKVIVKQIKHRQQIKEELLRNEQIETTSVLGKWLLSSEGSLTPPIINKRKEPYLILIWKHGMFLERRHIRRFTNKKFSPWENCTVKCVLSYQSKDLNIADAVVFHLHLTKDVLELPIRTQWNQRWIFLTDESPIHTFIYGNQQLSKYNGLFNWSMTYRMNSDVPIPYGRTISTSFINSPNINFSKDLIKTSKTKLATVMGSNCGGTNDRWIYINELKVILGNDLDIYGKCLNGNTTACPGHFDKDCSVLNSYKFYLAFENSNCREYLTEKVFWHGYHKLAIPVIMGAPKKDCEKLLPPHSFIHVNDFVNPRALADYIRYLNKYDDKYFEFHEWRKYYKVINEHGYFGSMSRHYCRICEALHYNSPAPKVYEDMELFWNKKRDCTL; from the exons ATGCGCGGGATTTCACGATATGCGAAACTAATATTATTTCTATGCATTGGTTCCATAATTTTTTGTGCAATTTTTGGTACTCTTCCAAGTATCCTTAGAAGAGTTAATAAAGTGATTgtgaaacaaataaaacatcgacaacaaataaaagaagaattacTAAGAAATGAACAG ATTGAAACGACGTCTGTACTTGGCAAATGGCTCTTGTCTTCTGAGGGAAGTTTAACACCACCGATAATAAATAAGAGGAAGGAACCGTATTTGATCTTAATTTGGAAGCACGGAATGTTTTTGGAACGTAGGCACATCAGACGTTTTACgaataaaaa GTTTTCACCTTGGGAAAATTGTACAGTAAAATGTGTACTAAGTTACCAATCCAAAGATTTAAATATAGCAGATGCAGTTGTGTTTCATTTGCATCTGACAAAAGATGTACTGGAATTGCCAATCAGAACACAATGGAATCAGAGGTGGATCTTTTTGACTGATGAATCGCCAATACACACTTTTATCTATGGAAATCAACAATTGTCTAAATATAACGGTTTATTTAACTGGTCAATGACGTATCGCATGAATAGCGATGTACCAATACCTTACGGCAGAACGATTTCTACTTCGTTTATAAATTCaccaaatataaatttttcgaaGGATCTGATAAAAACATCAAAAACTAAACTGGCCACTGTGATGGGTAGTAATTGCGGGGGCACCAATGATCGATGGATATATATTAACGAATTGAAAGTAATTCTCGGTAATGATCTTGATATATATGGAAAATGTTTAAATGGTAATACGACCGCATGTCCGGGACATTTCGATAAAGATTGTTCTGTTTTAAATTCCTACAAGTTTTATTTagcttttgaaaattcaaattgtaGAGAATACTTAACAGAGAAAGTATTCTGGCATGGTTATCACAAATTAGCAATACCAGTAATAATGGGTGCACCAAAGAAAGATTGCGAGAAATTATTACCACCACATTCGTTCATTCACGTTAATGATTTTGTTAATCCGAGAGCTTTAGCAGATTATATTCGCTATCTTAATAAGTACGATGATAAATATTTCGAGTTCCATGAGTGGCGTAAATATTACAAAGTAATCAACGAACATGGTTATTTTGGCAGTATGTCACGACATTATTGCCGTATTTGCGAAGCTCTTCATTATAATTCTCCTGCTCCCAAAGTGTACGAGGATATGGAATTGTTTTGGAACAAAAAACGAGATTGTACTCTCtga
- the LOC100644558 gene encoding ankyrin repeat domain-containing protein 40 yields MEKNVKSVDLFRSYDNMENKRILEERLRKAACVGDTDVVQELLNLGVDVNARHSVNGWTPLHWACKKGYLDVAALLLKNGADKNIRSEIGETPAFLCINPQILQLLDMPLAMPTDTQRVLNESAVHNVMPKYVKSDYVHGATDSGIPRVRNNGLYQDELVLKIRIADAPDPDFIEIELPQSDLTYQALIWICCQELNVEPNQIVKLRKLPNTRLRKDEDIQRLQNFQEIEVVTNTVNTYKYMQNTNGISTMGHSGVVASPANGYQSISKKDQTILY; encoded by the exons ATGGAAAAAAATGTGAAATCCGTAGACTTATTTAGAAGTTATGATAACATGGAAAATAAGAGAATATTAGAAGAGCGGTTGAGGAAAGCAGCCTGTGTTGGTGATACAGACGTTGTTCAAGAATTACTTAATTTAGGTGTCGATGTTAATGCACGACACTCTGTTAATGGAtg GACTCCTTTACATTGGGCATGTAAAAAGGGGTACTTAGATGTAGCTGCCTTGCTTTTAAAAAATGGTGCAGATAAGAATATAAGATCTGAAATTGGAGAGACTCCAGCATTTTTGTGCATCAATCCACAGATTTTACAACTTCTAGATATGCCACTGGCTATGCCAACTGATACTCAAAGAGTCCTAAATGAATCAGCAGTACACAATGTTATGCCTAAATATGTAAAAAGTGATTATGTACATGGAGCTACAGATTCAGGAATTCCTAGAGTAAGAAACAATGGTTTATACCAAGATG aaTTAGTATTAAAGATTCGTATTGCTGATGCTCCTGACCCagattttatagaaattgaGTTACCACAAAGTGATTTGACATATCAAGCATTGATTTGGATATGTTGTCAAGAATTAAATGTTGAACCCAaccaaattgtaaaattaagaaaactgCCCAATACTAGGTTGAGAAAAGATGAAGATATTCAACGACTTCAAAACTTCCAAGAAATAGAAGTTGTTACAAATACCGTAAACACATATAAGTACATGCAAAATACCAATGGTATTTCAACAATGGGACATTCAGGAGTAGTAGCAAGTCCAGCAAATGGGTACCAGAGTATTTCTAAGAAAGATCAgactattttatattaa
- the LOC100644925 gene encoding ribosomal L1 domain-containing protein 1: protein MVTTRKIIKKRIELSKVKSAQNTKGNSHIKNKKSRNGKNPKMISDRTLKRTLRSSKKNNVQNKTKISSYTKAISEIAESRKRKREDRVSDEGNTDCLHLSDLSKEHISQCISVINHLTEEQLKNNNALFDDESQSIFMQITCIRVPKTPRRCIRILLPYSIVSSNDEIALFVGDLERGRRKDYEPTIEYYENLLRKHNCTRIKAIIPMNQVKTEYDQYELKRKLVGSYDHFLVDGKIAGHLSHLLGREFYKKRKLPTSIRMHSKDLKHEIDYALRKTVMQIHSYGDTHIIQIGHTSMKKEEIIENILATCSYLSKNYPGGWANIRSIRIKTSSSLGLPIYTTLKNKCLVRVPIVQPKRPKAYRNVSGELSTAPGIVSVTVTPEGDIITVKEERKVLSPKRN from the exons ATGGTAACTActcgtaaaattattaaaaaacgtaTAGAATTATCGAAAGTTAAAAGTGCACAGAACACGAAAGGTAACAGCCACATAAAGAATAAGAAATCACGAAATGGGAAAAATCCAAAAATGATCAGTGATAGAACATTGAAACGTACATTAAgatcttctaaaaaaaataatgTGCAAAATAAGACAAAAATTAGTTCATATACAAAAGCAATTTCTGAGATTGCAGAATCGCGGAAGCGAAAAAGAGAAGATAGGGTTAGTGACGAAGGAAATACAGATTGCTTACATTTGAGTGATTTGTCAAAAGAACATATATCACAATGCATTAGCGTAATCAACCATTTGACTGAAGAACAATTGAAGAATAACAATGCATTGTTTGATGACGAAAGCCAAtcaatatttatgcaaataacaTGTATTAGAGTACCTAAAACTCCAAGAAGGTGTATTAGAAT ATTATTACCATATTCAATAGTGTCATCAAATGACGAAATTGCACTTTTTGTTGGTGATCTTGAAAGAGGTAGAAGAAAGGATTATGAACCAACGATAGAATATTATGAAAACTTGTTACGTAAACACAATTGTACAAGAATAAAGGCTATAATACCAATGAATCAAGTAAAAACTGAATATGATCAGTATGAATTAAAAAGGAAGCTTGTTGGTAGCTATGATCATTTTCTTGTAGATGGAAAAATAGCTGGTCATTTATCTCATTTATTGGGAAGagaattttataagaaaaggAAACTGCCAACATCCATCCGAATGCATAGCAAAGATTTAAAACACGAAATAGATTATGCTTTGAGGAAAACTGTTATGCAGATACATTCTTATGGCGATACTCATATAATTCAAATTGGACACACCTctatgaaaaaagaagaaattatagaaaatatattagcaACGTGCAGTTATTTATCTAAAAACTACCCAGGGGGCTGGGCTAATATTCGTTCTATTCGTATTAAAACATCTTCTAGCCTTGGCCTCCCTATATATACAACATTGA AAAACAAATGCTTGGTTAGAGTGCCAATAGTGCAGCCTAAGAGACCAAAAGCATATCGTAATGTATCAGGAGAACTTAGTACTGCACCTGGTATTGTTAGTGTAACTGTTACTCCTGAAGGAGACATTATTACTgttaaagaggaaagaaaggttCTTTCTCCAAAGAGAAATtaa
- the LOC100644440 gene encoding GPI inositol-deacylase isoform X2: MEETIYVSHCIQKILSLYKTNIDNIVLIGHSMGGIIAKGSIIMTPNVNASVASIIIALATPHTATLILDHTFANYYQNLEKRLSEIKDAGTSVVSIGGGPRDILITSAQILDPTADINVLSNTMPDVWKSTDHLSILWCKQLVLSIVRSLFDSVNYTQKPPKIFSTAKERIQALSYHFYHRASGKRLYSYKEIIQFEPSNEWIENIQRHYVWTNKDLPKRTSPIYLMIRLNGQPNYLTIDTINLESKDWLFACTASNIQGQSRVCNWGWNLTNRTRILPDPLHRLRKTVDLNFQEIKYPDVTHIIIRITPDSLENYITINVDLYSYNTRLVPIRSTLPLLKNLFIIPQTKKSDLGHVRYYANFDNAMDVVAVELKAFECTDPKHHAIVELLEPWGIVVTQIQFFTVVDNGPKSMKVQTGYKYSNVFPKLRITLDPACSYIITIEEGGIIDRISCIVRDRWYLLYTTIISLLLLFLSTRINHGLKQTPIIAITIYLSYCYNLMFECLVALAIVCVFTIGLCCSIIFLGSVAHSIAVRFLARAIAFSTTWSDWLLGGLSQLPFITAILVLSLIPVTCGGLAMLISVFLYFLNLTKIYEDYLEELLMASLQHFNWIRRFRNTKNNSGEHDDTRQKIFNHLILFILWCFTAIPAVPSVLVWAKNFSYDMRLSSEDPLLLQSWIVLVTCSTMGWVQLPSNNYKSRSQILSSILCFLGWVVLLMGAAPHPAFYQYYIPPIVAGAIAIIALNGIFL; this comes from the exons ATGGAAGAGACAATATATGTTTCACActgtatacaaaaaatattgagTTTATACAAAACTAACATAGATAATATTGTGCTCATAGGACATTCAAtg GGAGGTATTATAGCTAAAGGTTCTATTATAATGACACCAAATGTAAACGCTAGTGTTGCAAGCATTATTATTGCTTTAGCTACTCCTCATACAGCTACTTTGATATTAGACCACACTTTTGCTAATTATTACCAGAATCTAGAAAAACGCTTAAGTGAAATAAAAGATGCAGGGACAAGTGTAGTATCAATAGGAGGTGGACCACGAGATATACTTATAACTTCAGCTCAAATCCTAGATCCTACAGCAGATATTAATGTTCTTTCTAATACTATGCCAGATGTTTGGAAATCTACAGATCATTTGAGTATTTTGTGGTGTAAACAATTAGTACTGTCTATTGTACGCTCATTATTTGATTCTGTTAATTATACACAAAAACCACCTAAAATTTTTTCTACAGCTAAAGAAAGAATACAAGCATTATCGTATCACTTTTATcat CGTGCTTCTGGAAAAAGATTATAttcttataaagaaataatacaatttgaACCTAGCAATGAATGGATAGAGAACATTCAAAGGCATTATGTATGGACCAACAAAGACTTGCCTAAAAGAACATCTCCTATCTATCTTATGATTAGATTGAATGGACAACCAAATTATTTAACTATTGATACCATTAATTTAGAATCCAAAGATTGGTTATTTGCATGTACAGCATCCAATATACAAGGACAATCAAGAGTTtg cAATTGGGGTTGGAACCTGACAAACAGAACAAGAATTTTACCAGATCCTTTACATCGCTTAAGAAAAACTGTTGACTTAAATTTTCAAGAGATAAAATACCCTGATGTAACACATATTATAATAAGAATTACACCAGACAGTTTAGAAAACTATATTACTATAAATGTTGATTTATATTCTTACAATACAAGACTTGTACCTATTAGGAGTACTTTACCTCtactaaaaaatttatttataatacctCAAACCAAAAAATCTGATCTTGGACATGTTAGATACTATGCCAATTTTGATAACGCCATGGATGTTGTAGCTGTTGAACTTAAAGCATTTGAATGTACAGATCCAAAACATCATGCAATAGTTGAATTATTAGAACCATGGGGTATTGTAGTTAcacaaattcaattttttacggTCGT ggATAATGGACCGAAATCGATGAAAGTCCAAACTGGATATAAATATTCCAACGTTTTTCCAAAGTTAAGGATAACTCTAGATCCTGCATGTTCATACATAATTACTATTGAAGAAGGTGGAATTATAGATCGAATATCTTGTATCGTGAGGGATCGCTGGTATCTGTTGTATACAACGATTATTAGTTTACTTCTATTGTTTTTATCTACAAGAATTAATCATGGTCTCAAACAAACTCCAATAATAGCAATTACGATATACCTCTCATATTGTTATAACTTAATGTTTGAATGTTTAGTTGCTTTAGCAATTGTTTGCGTATTTACTATTGGACTATGCTGTTCCATTATATTTCTTGGTTCAGTAGCTCATAGTATTGCTGTGAG ATTTCTAGCTCGTGCAATAGCCTTTTCAACAACATGGTCAGATTGGCTGCTTGGTGGATTGAGTCAGTTACCTTTTATTACTGCAATTCTTGTCTTATCTTTAATCCCGGTAACTTGTGGGGGTTTAGCTATGCTAATTTcagtttttctttattttttaaatttaacaaaaatctATGAAGATTATTTAGAAGAACTATTAATGGCTTCATTACAACATTTTAATTGGATACGACGATTCAGAAATACGAAAAATAATTCAGGAGAACATGATGATACAAGACAAAAAATATTCAATCATCTTATTCTCTTCATACTTTGGTGTTTTACTGCTATTCCAGCTGTACCATCTGTACTTGTATGGGCAAAAAATTTCAG TTATGATATGAGACTTTCTTCCGAAGATCCTTTGTTACTTCAAAGCTGGATAGTTTTAGTAACATGCAGTACAATGGGATGGGTACAACTTCCTTCCAATAATTATAAAAGTCGATCTCAAATACTATCCAGTATATTATGTTTCTTAGGTTGGGTTGTACTTTTAATGGGAGCAGCACCTCATCCAGctttttatcaatattatataccaCCTATTGTAGCTGGAGCTATTGCTATTATTGCATTAAatggaatttttctttaa